ctgcatttcgctgTCTCTGTATTTGTatactgcacaatgacaataaagttgaatctaatctaatctaatctaatctaatctaaagacGGAAAGTCTGCCTGATTATCTCTGATTATCTCTACAGTGCTCAGGAAGAGAATGAGTCTTTGCCAGCTGGGCGAGAGACCAGCACGATCTCCAAACAGGACTTAAAGCTTGAGCAGAAGTCGGTCAGTGAGACAGACACACCTGGGAGccaggggatggagggagagcagaagaagagggaggaggaggagaaggaggagagagccaGCGGACAGAGCAGCGCAGATGCCACCAATGAGGCTCAGAGTTTAAAGCCTCCGGTGCAACTGGAGCCCTCGGTCGTCTCTAAGGCAACTCGTGCTGCCTCAAAGGACCGTTCGAGGGCTCCCAGCAGACGATCCTCGTGGACGGAGCGTTCCGGAAGGCGTGCCAGCAGGCCAGTGACGGTACCCAAACCGTTCCAGATGATGCTCCGCGAGGCTGACAAGAAGCGGCGCAACGTGAAGACACGCTCGGAGGTGGTGCTGGAGAACGCGCTGCTGCGCCGCGAGCTGGAGGAGATGCGCGAGTGCCGGCGGCAGTTCCGCGCCACACCCGCCCCGCCGCGCTCTCGCAGTGTCGGCCGCAGTGCCGCAGGGCGCAGGGGCCGAACGACCTCTCTGGACCGCGTCTCCGAATCGAGCgctggcggcagcagcagcgccaGTGGCAGGAGCCGCAACACCTCGCCGCAGCCCTTCAGCTTCATCGAGCGCGAGCGCAAGAAGAGGGAGCGCAAGCTGGAGGAGGCGCTCCGCAGCGGCGCGGGCTCCCGCGAGGAGCGCTGGGTCTTCAAGGCGCGGCCCCTGCCCCGCATCTACCGGGCCTGCTCCGAGGACTACCAGCTGCTCGGGGCAGTGGAGATGCACAGCAGAgaccaggagcagcagcagcagcagcagcagcaccgtGGGCCTCCGGCCAGCAGAGGGCTCCAAAAGCATGCAGGGAGAGtgctggagagggagaaagggagcatGGAAGTGGATGTGGACACGGAGACATCTGAGGAGAAACCAGAGGGCCGAGAAGACGAAGCGGAGTCCGTGGACGGACCGGAGAGGCCGATACTAGACAACGCCAACTGGACGCTGAGAAGGAAGCCGTCGCTGGTGGGTAAGGGACTGCAGCTGGAGGGGGAGACCGGCAGGGGAGTGCGGAGgggcagggagagggagtggtCCTACATCCAGCCCATCCAGCGCACCTGCATCAGCCTGAACCTGGCCTCCTCCTTCTCCGTCAGCCACGAGCGGATGCTGGCTGGCAAGAGCCACTACATCAGTGTGTGAGAGCCAGCCGGGACTTGGTCATGGCAGCACACAGGAGCACAGGCTATGCACTGAACACACTGGCCAAAGCAGAATAGGAAGGCTGACATTTGAGCCAACAGGCTGATGTTACACTATGACAAAGGTTAGGGAGGATTATGCAAAGTACATATATGTGTAAAGTAGAAACTTTAAAAAGTTTATAATTTTCAGTTTTAGTGTTTTTTATGTGCAAAATAAAGCAATTATCTTGATTTACAATATACAATGTGTTGATTAGGAATTTTGTAAACTAACTCAAAGTAGCTTTTTACAAATAAAGTTTTTGTGTGCCACTCAGAACTCTCTCAGTTGCTGATATTTTACACAGCACTCAAACACGCAGACAAGAAAACAGACACTCCCAAATGAAATAAGAATAAAGACACCAGGTTCTGTTTGTAGTCCTGCCCAGACATCAAAGGGCCAGTGGTGTACTGAgtcatttcattttttccccttcaCGTCATTCTTTCCTTCCACCTTCGTCAACCCTTTCCTGTTCTCGTCAGGTCATCTCATCCACTCTCATGCCACACTTTCTGAGCGTCCGTCTGACGTAGGGCACAGCCTCCTGGGTGAACCACTCCCGCTTGTACAACACCAGCATCACGTCAAGCAGCAGGCTGTGCTCCCTCTTCCTGCTCaggaatacaaaaaaaatgaatgaagaaataaacaacaaacaagcaaCAACAAACAATGTGTATATGATGCTTGTAAATGGTGAAAAATAGGTAAATTAATCAATAAGCCAACATTATGCtaaatggggcagccgtggcctactggttagcacttcggacttgtaaccggagggttgccggttcgaaccccgaccagtaggcacggcttaagtgcccttgagcaggcagctcactgcgccgggattagtgtgtgcttcacctcactgtgtgtacactgtgtgctgtgtgtgtttcactaattcacggattgggataaatgcagagaccaaatttccctcacgggatcaaaagagtatactatacttatacttacttataaatGCTAATATATGAATGGCAACAGTAGTGTGACTCACAGCTGCTTGAATATGTCTTTGGTCTTGCGTAGGCTGGGCTCCTGTTCGCTTCGGTTTTCTGGGTCTTCTGGTGGTTTCTCTGGGAACGTTGGTACAGGTCCTTCCTGGAACTCACTGCAGCTGGTGTAGCAGCATTTGCTGTCTGTGCAACACAAAAAAAGAGCATGTCAAAAAAAATTACATTACGATTGTGATCTATGCTTatactttattttatttataaaaaatatatttcatgGTTTTCAGTACAATACTACCTCAACCAATCTTAGTCAATACTTGATAATAAAAATCTGGAAAGTGTTGCTGTTCATCAAATTTACTATAAGCtatagttttgtgtgtgtgtgtatgtgtgtgtgtgtgtgcgcatgcatgtgtgtgtgtatgtgtgtgtgtgttactcctGCCTGTGTTTATTCCCCCTGAGCACTGTTGGGACACATGGTGAGACACCACCAGCATTTCCGTGTTGGTAGTGACTGTGTGGACATGGGAGGACCCTAGGTTTCCGAGGAGACCGTGGTTCACTTCTCTCTTCAAAGTCTCCACTCTCTCACTGAGAAGTGCATTGTCAGATTTCACCTGTAGGGGGAAGCAAGTGCATATTCTCTCACAGTTGGTCTACTCACTGTATTCTGTAAAATTTGTTCTGATTCTTATGCTatagcagtgtttttcaaccactgtgccggggcacactagtgtgccgtgagagatcatcaggtgtgccgcagaaaattacccaaatgtcactcactggtccagaaaagcaactgttgcatcaaagattttataaccacatgctctcattgattgtatgattgcactatttgtggtatgcaggcattgtacaacgggggccccatatccagtattcacagaatcatcacatatccagttctcATCCACTCTCATGCCACACTTTCTGAGCGTCCGTCTGACGTAGGGCACAGCCTCCTGGGTGAACCACTCCCGCTTGTACAACACCAGCATCACGTCAAGCAGCAGGCTGTGCTCCCTCTTCCTGCTCaggaatacaaaaaaaatgaatgaagaaataaacaacaaacaagcaaCAACAAACAATGTGTATATGATGCTTGTAAATGGTGAAAAATAGGTAAATTAATCAATAAGCCAACATTATGCtaaatggggcagccgtggcctactggttagcacttcggacttgtaaccggagggttgccggttcgaaccccgaccagtaggcacggcttaagtgcccttgagcaggcagctcactgcgccgggattagtgtgtgcttcacctcactgtgtgtacactgtgtgctgtgtgtgtttcactaattcacggattgggataaatgcagagaccaaatttccctcacgggatcaaaagagtatactatacttatacttacttataaatGCTAATATATGAATGGCAACAGTAGTGTGACTCACAGCTGCTTGAATATGTCTTTGGTCTTGCGTAGGCTGGGCTCCTGTTCGCTTCGGTTTTCTGGGTCTTCTGGTGGTTTCTCTGGGAACGTTGGTACAGGTCCTTCCTGGAACTCACTGCAGCTGGTGTAGCAGCATTTGCTGTCTGTGCAACACAAAAAAAGAGCATGTCAAAAAAAATTACATTACGATTGTGATCTATGCTTatactttattttatttataaaaaatatatttcatgGTTTTCAGTACAATACTACCTCAACCAATCTTAGTCAATACTTGATAATAAAAATCTGGAAAGTGTTGCTGTTCATCAAATTTACTATAAGCtatagttttgtgtgtgtgtgtatgtgtgtgtgtgtgtgcgcatgcatgtgtgtgtgtatgtgtgtgtgtgttactcctGCCTGTGTTTATTCCCCCTGAGCACTGTTGGGACACATGGTGAGACACCACCAGCATTTCCGTGTTGGTAGTGACTGTGTGGACATGGGAGGACCCTAGGTTTCCGAGGAGACCGTGGTTCACTTCTCTCTTCAAAGTCTCCACTCTCTCACTGAGAAGTGCATTGTCAGATTTCACCTGTAGGGGGAAGCAAGTGCATATTCTCTCACAGTTGGTCTACTCACTGTATTCTGTAAAATTTGTTCTGATTCTTATGCTatagcagtgtttttcaaccactgtgccggggcacactagtgtgccgtgagagatcatcaggtgtgccgcagaaaattacccaaatgtcactcactggtccagaaaagcaactgttgcatcaaagattttataaccacatgctctcattgattgtatgattgcactatttgtggtatgcaggcattgtacaacgggggccccatatccagtattcacagaatcatcacatatccagttcataacaacaattaaattagatatagtcacctacaaatgaaacagagcgcttgttttattgagcaggtcttgcatagaagccataataaggccatatctgtgtattatttgaaattttaggctatggtatgtttattttttcttcacacaggatgttagtgtgccgtgggacattttaagtgtcaaaagtgtgctgTGGCACAAAAAAGATTGAAAAACACTGTGCTATAGGATGTCAATGCATACGAATACAGATTCTGGCTTTTAAGATTAAGAATATTTGTGATGATTCTGAGAAAGGTATTCATCTCCATATTATGCATGCAGCTTACCCTCTCATAACATTCTCTTACTTCATCAAGATGGCACATCAAATCCTCCTATTAAACAAAACACAAGACAAACTTTGACAGAGTCACATGCCTGAGCAATGCAAACAgtagaaaagaaaaacatgtctgatgagagaatgaaagacagaTGGGGCACCTTATCTTTCTGAAGCTGAGCCACACTAAGAGCTACATTCCCTTTGAATCTCTCGTGCTCCACACTGGCACTCTGCAGCTCCGATAGCAGCCTCTCCTTAAAGGTGAAGAGAGATGGGAACCCTCTCAGATAACACAATCAGCACACTTTTATTTGCTTAAACTTTTTA
This genomic stretch from Alosa sapidissima isolate fAloSap1 chromosome 16, fAloSap1.pri, whole genome shotgun sequence harbors:
- the LOC121685785 gene encoding protein FAM161A-like, with product MSAVVQQTPKLRVSEVWALYGGELEYCLGGEDGEEQEAEYFDRHSECSDGQASVGEHHTPSAPCEYELVSRHAQGLACLSNQDYYSQLEALKRMHLQNIAELEVLYLNELTASKGKASQGTQVDDKDEMDSAQEENESLPAGRETSTISKQDLKLEQKSVSETDTPGSQGMEGEQKKREEEEKEERASGQSSADATNEAQSLKPPVQLEPSVVSKATRAASKDRSRAPSRRSSWTERSGRRASRPVTVPKPFQMMLREADKKRRNVKTRSEVVLENALLRRELEEMRECRRQFRATPAPPRSRSVGRSAAGRRGRTTSLDRVSESSAGGSSSASGRSRNTSPQPFSFIERERKKRERKLEEALRSGAGSREERWVFKARPLPRIYRACSEDYQLLGAVEMHSRDQEQQQQQQQHRGPPASRGLQKHAGRVLEREKGSMEVDVDTETSEEKPEGREDEAESVDGPERPILDNANWTLRRKPSLVGKGLQLEGETGRGVRRGREREWSYIQPIQRTCISLNLASSFSVSHERMLAGKSHYISV